A window from Populus trichocarpa isolate Nisqually-1 chromosome 3, P.trichocarpa_v4.1, whole genome shotgun sequence encodes these proteins:
- the LOC127905132 gene encoding UPF0481 protein At3g47200-like, translating into MSGATVIMFLLKWNYRDFRGSRDNIFYPPWKKFDVKADICLLENQLPFFILEELYRLSSIFVNSRKYTVIELTHRFFTVEWDSWAVGDILEKIDFSEAKHLVDLLRIYHQPTKQKPSEKLQVLAAPSVKELHQAGVKFVLSSSKKLLEVKFDGNKGRLEISRLKLVDGTEIIIRNMQAFEQCHDLKYDYVGDYIFLMGLFVSACKDVEILVENRIIENWLSSNEEVVQLFYNLNKENLVSRDDFHFTGLINDLNAFCERPWNKWKANLKQSYFNTPWAAISVSGAVTLLILTVIQSVCSILQVV; encoded by the coding sequence atgtcgggtgcgacagtCATTATGTTCTTGCTGAAGTGGAATTACAGAGACTTCAGAGGAAGCAGAGACAACATTTTCTATCCTCCATGGAAGAAGTTCGATGTAAAGGCTGATATCTGCTTGCTTGAAAATCAACTCCCGTTCTTCATCCTCGAGGAGTTGTATAGACTATCCAGTATATTCGTCAATTCCCGGAAATATACTGTGATTGAGCTTACTCATAGGTTCTTTACAGTTGAATGGGATTCGTGGGCAGTAGGggacattttggagaaaataGATTTCTCCGAAGCCAAACATTTGGTTGACCTTCTTAGAATTTATCATCAGCCAACTAAACAGAAACCGAGTGAGAAACTCCAAGTTCTAGCCGCACCCAGTGTAAAGGAGCTCCACCAGGCTGGGGTCAAGTTTGTGTTGAGTTCAAGCAAAAAACTTCTTGAAGTAAAATTCGACGGAAATAAAGGGAGATTAGAAATTTCACGATTAAAGTTAGTTGACGGTACAGAAATCATAATCAGGAATATGCAAGCCTTTGAGCAATGCCATGACCTGAAATATGATTATGTTGGTGACTACATCTTCTTGATGGGTCTCTTTGTCAGTGCCTGTAAGGATGTGGAAATACTTGTTGAAAATCGCATTATAGAAAACTGGCTATCATCTAATGAGGAAGTGGTACAACTATTTTACAATCTCAACAAGGAAAATTTAGTGTCGCGAGATGATTTTCACTTTACAGGTCTCATTAATGATTTGAATGCATTCTGCGAAAGGCCATGGAACAAGTGGAAGGCAAATTTAAAGCAAAGCTATTTCAATACCCCATGGGCAGCCATCTCTGTTTCAGGAGCTGTTACTCTTCTGATTCTGACTGTCATACAATCCGTCTGCTCTATACTTCAAGTAGTTTAG